From the Rhinoderma darwinii isolate aRhiDar2 chromosome 12, aRhiDar2.hap1, whole genome shotgun sequence genome, one window contains:
- the SSTR1 gene encoding somatostatin receptor type 1 yields the protein MLQNDTSVMMGFLENTAESTWGNSSRNNTSTDSPGIAIFISFVYSLVCIVGLCGNSMVIYVILRYAKMKTATNIYILNLAIADELLMLSVPFLVTSTLLRHWPFGSLLCRLVLSLDAMNMFTSVYCLAVLSLDRYVAVVHPISAARYRRPSVAKMVNLGVWLFSMLIILPIIIFSSTIPNSDGTVACNVHMPEPSQRWVVVFVLYTFLMGFLLPMAAICLCYVLIITKLRVVALKAGWQQRRRSERKLTLMVTVVVTVFVVCWMPFYVVQLVGVFARRGDTTVSQLSVALGYANSCANPFLYGVLSDNFRRSFQKVLCLSWMENATEEPVDYYATALKSRAYSAEDLQNGMLTTGSTYRNGTCSSRTH from the coding sequence ATGCTGCAAAATGACACCTCTGTGATGATGGGGTTCCTCGAGAATACAGCAGAGTCAACCTGGGGGAACAGCTCTAGGAATAACACTTCTACAGACTCCCCTGGAATTGCTATCTTCATTTCCTTTGTGTATTCTTTAGTTTGCATTGTAGGATTGTGCGGTAATTCTATGGTTATCTATGTTATTTTGCGCTATGCCAAGATGAAGACTGCCACTAATATCTACATTTTGAACCTGGCCATTGCTGATGAACTTCTGATGCTGAGTGTGCCTTTTCTGGTGACATCTACCCTTCTTCGTCACTGGCCATTTGGCTCACTGCTTTGTAGGCTGGTTCTTAGTTTGGATGCCATGAACATGTTTACCAGTGTCTACTGCTTGGCTGTTCTCAGTTTAGATCGATATGTGGCAGTGGTACATCCCATCAGTGCTGCTCGCTACCGACGTCCAAGTGTGGCAAAAATGGTAAACCTCGGCGTCTGGCTCTTCTCCATGCTCATCATCCTGCCTATTATAATTTTCTCTAGCACTATACCGAATAGTGATGGGACAGTGGCTTGCAATGTACACATGCCAGAGCCCTCACAACGATGGGTTGTGGTCTTTGTCCTCTATACCTTTCTGATGGGCTTTCTCCTGCCGATGGCTGCCATCTGCTTATGCTATGTTCTCATCATCACAAAATTGAGAGTTGTAGCACTCAAAGCTGGCTGGCAGCAACGCCGCAGGTCTGAGCGTAAACTCACGCTCATGGTGACTGTAGTTGTAACAGTTTTTGTAGTCTGTTGGATGCCATTCTATGTTGTACAGCTAGTGGGTGTTTTTGCCAGAAGGGGGGACACGACAGTCAGCCAACTTTCTGTAGCACTTGGATATGCCAACAGTTGTGCCAACCCCTTCTTGTATGGTGTACTCTCAGACAATTTTAGACGGTCTTTCCAGAAGGTCTTATGCCTCAGCTGGATGGAAAATGCCACCGAAGAACCAGTAGACTATTATGCCACTGCGTTAAAAAGTAGGGCATACAGTGCTGAGGATCTACAGAATGGCATGTTAACAACAGGTAGCACCTATCGCAATGGAACTTGCAGCTCTAGGACCCACTAG